One Myxococcales bacterium genomic region harbors:
- a CDS encoding pyridoxal phosphate-dependent aminotransferase — protein sequence MVRRTKYLEWAVDHVGRSEYDLASSGIMPFAEHELPPLEGPIDARAYGALIEAIAAFNQVPDASIVPTLGTSHALFVAMSALLSPGDEVLVESPAYEPLVAIPEQLGAKVVSFERRPEARYLLEPNQVAAKMTDRTKLVVVTNLHNPTGVHTPLEVLGDIAAFCASRGATLLVDEVYAPFAAWPKGVFSASASQLGANVVCVSSLTKCWGAGPHRIGWVIASGTIADTCRAHLMTTLGHLPVGHAARGVHLFKHLDVLSARAEHGLAKKRDLVSDWMTKRQDLAWSAPEHGLFGFAVRTKAPATDDLRARIERGQRDRHVLVVPGSFFGVPQGFRLAWSLPEERLTDALRRLAEVLDRPA from the coding sequence ATGGTCCGCCGAACCAAGTACCTCGAGTGGGCCGTCGATCACGTGGGGCGCAGCGAGTACGACCTCGCCTCGAGCGGCATCATGCCCTTCGCCGAGCACGAGCTTCCGCCGCTCGAGGGCCCCATCGACGCCCGCGCGTACGGCGCCCTCATCGAGGCGATCGCCGCGTTCAACCAAGTGCCCGACGCGAGCATCGTGCCCACGCTCGGCACCTCGCACGCGCTCTTCGTCGCCATGAGCGCGCTCCTCTCCCCAGGGGACGAGGTCCTCGTCGAGTCGCCCGCGTACGAGCCGCTCGTCGCGATCCCCGAGCAGCTCGGGGCCAAGGTCGTCTCGTTCGAGCGCAGGCCCGAGGCGCGTTACCTGCTCGAGCCGAACCAGGTCGCCGCCAAGATGACCGACCGCACGAAGCTCGTCGTGGTCACGAACCTCCACAACCCCACCGGCGTGCACACCCCGCTCGAGGTCCTCGGAGACATCGCGGCGTTCTGCGCGTCACGCGGGGCCACGCTCCTCGTCGACGAGGTGTACGCGCCGTTCGCGGCGTGGCCGAAGGGCGTCTTTTCGGCCTCGGCGTCGCAGCTCGGGGCCAACGTCGTGTGCGTCTCGAGCCTCACGAAGTGCTGGGGCGCGGGCCCTCACCGCATCGGCTGGGTCATCGCCTCGGGCACCATCGCCGACACCTGCCGCGCGCACCTCATGACCACCCTCGGCCACTTGCCGGTGGGCCACGCCGCGCGAGGCGTGCACCTCTTCAAGCACCTCGACGTGCTCTCGGCCCGCGCCGAGCACGGCCTCGCGAAGAAGCGCGACCTCGTCTCCGACTGGATGACCAAGCGGCAAGACCTCGCGTGGAGCGCGCCCGAGCACGGCCTCTTCGGCTTCGCCGTCCGCACGAAGGCTCCCGCGACGGACGACCTCCGGGCCCGCATCGAGCGAGGCCAGCGTGACCGCCACGTGCTCGTGGTGCCCGGGTCGTTCTTCGGCGTGCCCCAAGGCTTCCGTCTCGCGTGGTCGCTCCCCGAAGAGCGCCTCACAGATGCGTTGCGTCGGCTCGCCGAAGTCCTCGATCGCCCCGCATGA
- a CDS encoding class I SAM-dependent methyltransferase: protein MTTTPIARVLEPEVMDTAEEAHDYDAMDHEGVNAAFCDDLLAARPSPRWVLDLGTGTARIPLTLCQKCPGVRVVATDLAHHMFRLAEVNVARAGLVDRVTLRLDDAKAPKPHPEPFDVVASNSVVHHIPEPQQALAAWWEKVPPGALFFVRDLLRPDTEADVLALVERHGGTAPHDPTARASHERQLELFRASLRAALRLDEVRDIARSLGIPEGAVTRTSDRHFTLAYERPR from the coding sequence ATGACCACGACCCCCATCGCGCGGGTGCTCGAGCCCGAGGTCATGGACACGGCCGAGGAGGCCCACGACTACGACGCCATGGACCACGAGGGGGTGAACGCCGCGTTCTGCGACGACCTCCTCGCGGCGCGGCCGAGCCCGCGTTGGGTCCTCGACCTCGGTACGGGCACCGCGCGTATCCCGCTCACGCTCTGCCAGAAGTGCCCCGGCGTGCGCGTCGTCGCGACCGACCTCGCGCATCACATGTTCCGCCTCGCCGAGGTCAACGTGGCGCGCGCGGGCCTCGTGGATCGTGTCACGCTCCGCCTCGACGACGCGAAGGCCCCGAAGCCCCACCCCGAGCCCTTCGACGTGGTCGCGTCCAACAGCGTCGTGCACCACATTCCCGAGCCGCAGCAAGCACTTGCGGCGTGGTGGGAGAAGGTCCCACCCGGGGCGCTCTTCTTCGTCCGCGATCTGCTCCGTCCCGACACCGAGGCCGACGTCCTCGCCCTCGTCGAACGCCACGGAGGCACGGCGCCCCACGACCCCACTGCGCGTGCCTCGCACGAGAGGCAGCTCGAGCTCTTTCGTGCGTCGCTCCGCGCGGCCCTCCGCCTGGACGAGGTGCGAGACATCGCGCGGTCGCTCGGCATCCCCGAGGGCGCCGTCACGCGCACGAGCGATCGCCATTTCACCCTCGCGTACGAGCGCCCACGATGA
- a CDS encoding glycogen/starch/alpha-glucan phosphorylase, whose protein sequence is MADPKDQTPQIQVEDDRTGMDPVTLKRAFTDHLNYSLGKRVRTSTALDRFFALALTVRDRLSYRWAQTQEAYTKADAKRVYYLSAEFLLGRALSNNLHALDLYEKAAKLLKDEGLDIADILEDEPDAGLGNGGLGRLAACFLDSMATLGLPGYGYGIRYEFGIFEQEIKNGWQYERPDEWLRFGNPWEHVRPEYAVTVNFGGRVDHGVDSQGNLTTTWAETQRVLGIPFDTPIAGYRNNTVNTLRLWQARSSNDFDLQVFNDGDYVRAVEDKNASEVISKVLYPNDHNQAGRDLRLKQEYFFVACAIADVVRRYKKTHASFDEFADKNAIQLNDTHPAIAVAELMRVLVDGHRVHWDKAWEITVATLGYTNHTLLAEALEQWPVAMFERLLPRHLQIIYEINRRFLRTIKARFPNDDARSARVSIIAEGEERSVRMAHLAVVGSHAVNGVAALHTELLKRDVLHDFAELNPEKFSNKTNGVTPRRWVHHCNPDLSALITEAIGPQWITNLDDLEKLLPLADDASFVEKIAAVKRKNKAAFVKFIHEKHDVKFDPDSLFDVQIKRLHEYKRQLLNALHVVRLYLDAKRDPKALDVPRTVLFGAKAAPGYRAAKLIIKLINAIGDVVNGDLDLKGRLKVAFLPNYKVSLAERIIPAADLSEQISTAGKEASGTGNMKLAMNGALTIGTLDGANVEIREAVGEENFFLFGLTADQVMEHRSRGYSPRAIYEENTRVREVLDLISSGFFSAEDPGLFKPLTDHLLNDDTYMLLADFEDYATCQQRVSTAFADSKKWHTMAVRNIAKSGRFSSDRTIDEYAKDIWGVTPVPVHLRDGKLESW, encoded by the coding sequence ATGGCTGACCCGAAGGACCAGACCCCGCAGATTCAAGTCGAGGACGACCGCACCGGGATGGACCCGGTCACCCTGAAGAGGGCGTTCACCGACCACCTCAACTACTCGCTCGGCAAGCGTGTCCGAACGTCCACGGCGCTCGACCGGTTCTTCGCGTTGGCGCTGACGGTTCGCGACCGCCTCTCGTACCGCTGGGCCCAGACGCAGGAGGCCTACACCAAGGCCGACGCGAAGCGGGTCTACTACCTCTCGGCCGAGTTCCTCCTCGGGCGCGCGCTCTCGAACAACCTGCACGCGCTCGACCTCTACGAGAAGGCCGCGAAGCTCCTCAAGGACGAGGGCCTCGACATCGCCGACATCCTCGAGGACGAGCCCGACGCGGGCCTCGGCAACGGCGGCCTCGGGCGCCTCGCCGCGTGTTTCCTCGACTCGATGGCCACGCTCGGCCTGCCCGGCTACGGCTACGGCATCCGCTACGAGTTCGGCATCTTCGAGCAAGAGATCAAGAACGGCTGGCAGTACGAGCGCCCCGACGAGTGGCTCCGCTTCGGCAACCCCTGGGAGCACGTCCGCCCCGAGTACGCCGTCACCGTCAACTTCGGCGGTCGCGTCGACCACGGCGTCGACAGCCAAGGCAACCTCACCACCACCTGGGCCGAGACCCAGCGCGTGCTCGGCATCCCGTTCGACACCCCGATCGCGGGCTACCGCAACAACACGGTGAACACGCTCCGCCTCTGGCAAGCGCGCTCCTCGAACGACTTCGACCTCCAGGTCTTCAACGACGGCGACTACGTGCGCGCCGTCGAGGACAAGAACGCGAGCGAGGTCATCAGCAAGGTCCTCTACCCGAACGACCACAACCAGGCCGGCCGCGATCTCCGCCTGAAACAAGAGTACTTCTTCGTCGCGTGCGCCATCGCCGACGTGGTGCGCCGCTACAAGAAGACCCACGCCTCGTTCGACGAGTTCGCCGACAAAAACGCCATCCAGCTCAACGACACGCACCCCGCGATCGCGGTCGCCGAGCTCATGCGCGTCCTCGTCGACGGGCACCGCGTCCACTGGGACAAGGCCTGGGAGATCACCGTCGCCACGCTCGGCTACACGAACCACACGCTGCTCGCCGAGGCCCTCGAGCAGTGGCCCGTGGCCATGTTCGAGCGCCTGCTCCCGCGCCACCTCCAGATCATCTACGAGATCAACCGCCGCTTCTTGCGCACCATCAAGGCCCGCTTCCCGAACGACGACGCGCGGTCCGCGCGGGTGTCGATCATCGCCGAGGGCGAGGAGCGCAGCGTCCGTATGGCGCACCTCGCGGTCGTCGGCTCGCACGCGGTGAACGGCGTCGCGGCGCTCCACACCGAGCTCCTGAAGCGCGACGTGCTGCACGACTTCGCCGAGCTGAACCCCGAGAAGTTCAGCAACAAAACGAACGGCGTCACGCCGCGCCGCTGGGTCCACCACTGCAACCCCGACCTCTCCGCGCTCATCACCGAGGCGATCGGCCCGCAGTGGATAACGAACCTCGACGACCTCGAGAAGCTCCTCCCGCTCGCCGACGACGCGTCGTTCGTCGAGAAGATCGCGGCCGTGAAGCGCAAGAACAAGGCGGCCTTCGTCAAGTTCATCCACGAGAAGCACGACGTGAAGTTCGACCCCGACTCGCTCTTCGACGTGCAGATCAAGCGCCTCCACGAGTACAAGCGCCAGCTCTTGAACGCGCTCCACGTGGTGCGCCTCTACCTCGACGCGAAGCGCGATCCGAAGGCCCTCGACGTCCCCCGGACGGTGCTCTTCGGCGCCAAGGCGGCCCCGGGCTACCGCGCGGCGAAGCTCATCATCAAGCTCATCAACGCCATCGGCGACGTGGTCAACGGCGACCTCGATCTCAAGGGCCGCCTCAAGGTCGCGTTCTTGCCGAACTACAAGGTGTCGCTCGCCGAGCGCATCATCCCCGCGGCCGATCTCTCCGAGCAGATCTCCACCGCCGGCAAGGAGGCCTCGGGCACCGGCAACATGAAGCTCGCGATGAACGGCGCGCTCACGATCGGCACGCTCGACGGCGCCAACGTCGAGATCCGCGAGGCCGTCGGCGAAGAGAACTTCTTCCTCTTCGGCCTCACCGCCGATCAGGTCATGGAGCACAGGTCGCGTGGGTACAGCCCGCGGGCCATCTACGAAGAGAACACCCGCGTCCGCGAGGTGCTCGATCTCATCTCGTCGGGCTTCTTCTCGGCCGAGGATCCGGGCCTCTTCAAGCCGCTCACCGACCACCTCTTGAACGACGACACCTACATGCTCCTCGCCGACTTCGAGGACTACGCGACGTGCCAGCAGCGCGTCTCGACGGCCTTCGCCGACTCCAAGAAGTGGCACACCATGGCGGTCCGTAACATCGCGAAATCGGGCAGGTTCTCGTCCGATCGCACCATCGACGAGTACGCGAAGGACATCTGGGGCGTGACGCCCGTGCCCGTCCACCTGCGCGACGGCAAGCTCGAGAGCTGGTAG
- a CDS encoding tetratricopeptide repeat protein, whose protein sequence is MVLRKASAVVALASALVFVPGCAKEAASPSSALVRDLRSASGSSDGEKVGRWLLAELYAPGGEAKQAAEARKQLDKLPNQKGLRASLGRALADEGHGLPKSAATHFAQALVAAREAEDPETELAAWMAAHRLVALRGAVPSLWKTHKKTVEDLIAKPGRLGWRAVAELVEWWAVESFDEVKVIDQAYDAEVTARMGCVKGLRLAGPFGHGTAADRRRSFPAETAPWPLVFPADPHRGSAARVLKSEQSRCVAQATEPSLDGVFYTETYVTTEAERDLVVAVQGAVKVWVDDVPIVERDLRGWGVWQRFGGAVHVGKGRHRILARIVNDSASIRLLNLDGTPAKLASDTSPEAPYGLTPARALPSPNPIDGLVTALAAGKELDVDPFTRVLAAHAAAVEGMQDVGAVILEPLVGKEAAAYALELSASMVSRDPALPDELRKRNEKMAHQRATAADPKMWIPRAWLVLDEAEQRGLVESVEPMRKLVAEFPDVLELGDQLTRIYAKLGWRAERMRSAKDLATRFPESMPAQRLYLAALDDDGALAEADTIAERIKKLDPDVEIDIDRALARRDWKAAVAELKKLQARRPDRKDLAGRIADALTRGGDPSAAAEQLEKALAKNPSDSGLRLRLADRAYAKGDLSALRRALADTLQAGGKGTDIREAVELLEGASALEPYRIDGRSVVKAFEAWEKSGKHMEGVSARVLDYSAVWVHPDGSSEMLEHEILKIQSQEAVGKESEQEPPSGLVLRLRVIKPDGSVLEPEPVGGKPTLTMPHLEVGDYLEIEHITNQAPESFKGRTYRGPHWFFREADKGYWRSEFVTITPKDRPLEIETLGSVPAPKVVEKSTFVERRWRMDESPPAPEEPDSVSPREFLPSVRIGWGQSLEDTLARLVDVATDETPLDPRLKRRALEIVSGANLSDKDAVAKRAYAWVLENVEEGQESDGRRSILGKSGSRQAAFSHILRQLGIPVDFAIARNKLAMPPRGKMSEVEGYDALLLRVDTGRGVRWITVRDKFAPYAYVPAEVRGQTAVVLKQGTPRETISAAGVSDGIVIQGRADLREDGSAQVELVQQFTGKVGISMRGIFDKVPESKRFDFVETRLLARNLPGARVRDVKLENMAQLGEPLVMKVKAEVSQLVRPDARGLVLKSLFPLHLAQLATLQTRQTPLLLGASSHFELDFQIVAPKSVRLPATIPSGTVKDGERIVDVKDAVAGQSIRLLRTIDLPAARVQPGAEYAAFVDFVQKADTLVEREILLGR, encoded by the coding sequence ATGGTCCTAAGGAAGGCTTCGGCGGTCGTGGCGCTCGCGAGCGCCCTCGTTTTCGTGCCCGGCTGCGCCAAAGAGGCGGCGTCTCCCAGCTCGGCGCTGGTCCGCGATCTGCGCTCCGCGAGCGGCTCGAGCGACGGCGAGAAGGTCGGGCGGTGGCTCCTCGCCGAGCTCTACGCCCCGGGTGGTGAGGCCAAACAGGCCGCCGAGGCGCGCAAGCAGCTCGACAAGCTCCCGAACCAAAAGGGCCTCCGCGCGAGCCTCGGGCGGGCCCTCGCCGACGAAGGCCACGGCCTCCCCAAGAGCGCCGCCACGCATTTCGCCCAGGCGCTCGTCGCCGCCCGCGAGGCCGAGGATCCGGAGACCGAGCTCGCCGCGTGGATGGCCGCGCACCGCCTCGTCGCCCTGCGTGGCGCCGTGCCGAGCCTCTGGAAGACCCACAAAAAGACGGTCGAAGACCTCATCGCCAAGCCCGGGCGCCTCGGCTGGCGCGCCGTCGCCGAGCTCGTCGAGTGGTGGGCCGTCGAGTCGTTCGACGAGGTCAAGGTCATCGATCAGGCTTACGACGCCGAGGTGACCGCGCGCATGGGGTGCGTGAAGGGCCTCCGCCTCGCGGGCCCCTTCGGCCACGGCACCGCCGCCGATCGCCGCCGCTCGTTCCCCGCCGAGACCGCCCCGTGGCCGCTCGTCTTCCCCGCCGATCCGCACCGCGGGAGCGCCGCGCGGGTGCTCAAGTCCGAGCAGTCCCGGTGCGTCGCCCAGGCCACCGAGCCCTCGCTCGACGGTGTATTCTACACGGAGACCTACGTCACGACTGAGGCCGAGCGCGACCTCGTCGTCGCCGTGCAGGGCGCCGTCAAGGTGTGGGTCGACGACGTGCCCATCGTCGAGCGCGACCTCCGGGGCTGGGGCGTCTGGCAGCGCTTCGGCGGCGCGGTGCACGTCGGCAAGGGGCGCCACCGCATCCTCGCGCGCATCGTGAACGACTCGGCCTCCATTCGGCTCTTGAACCTCGATGGCACGCCCGCCAAGCTCGCGAGCGACACGAGCCCCGAGGCGCCCTACGGCCTCACGCCGGCGCGCGCCCTCCCGAGCCCGAACCCGATCGACGGCCTCGTGACCGCGCTCGCGGCCGGCAAAGAGCTCGACGTCGACCCGTTCACGCGGGTGCTCGCGGCCCACGCGGCCGCCGTCGAGGGCATGCAGGACGTGGGCGCCGTGATCCTCGAGCCGCTCGTCGGCAAAGAGGCGGCCGCGTACGCCCTCGAGCTCTCGGCCTCCATGGTCTCGCGCGACCCGGCCCTGCCCGACGAATTGCGCAAGCGAAACGAGAAGATGGCGCATCAGCGCGCCACCGCCGCCGACCCGAAAATGTGGATCCCGCGGGCGTGGCTCGTGCTCGACGAGGCCGAGCAGCGCGGGCTCGTCGAGTCGGTCGAGCCGATGCGCAAGCTCGTGGCCGAGTTCCCCGACGTGCTCGAGCTTGGCGATCAGCTCACCCGCATCTACGCGAAGCTCGGGTGGCGCGCCGAGCGCATGCGGTCCGCCAAAGACCTCGCCACGCGCTTCCCCGAGAGCATGCCGGCGCAGCGCCTCTACCTCGCCGCCCTCGACGACGACGGCGCCCTCGCCGAGGCCGACACGATCGCCGAGCGCATCAAGAAGCTCGACCCCGACGTCGAGATCGACATCGATCGCGCCCTCGCCCGGCGTGACTGGAAGGCCGCGGTCGCCGAGCTGAAGAAGCTCCAGGCGCGCCGGCCCGATCGCAAAGACCTCGCCGGTCGCATCGCGGACGCGCTCACCCGCGGCGGAGATCCGAGCGCGGCCGCCGAGCAGCTCGAGAAGGCCCTCGCCAAGAACCCGTCCGACTCCGGGCTCCGCCTCCGCCTCGCCGATCGCGCGTATGCCAAGGGCGATCTCTCGGCGCTCCGCCGCGCCCTCGCCGACACCCTCCAAGCCGGCGGCAAGGGCACCGACATCCGCGAGGCCGTGGAGCTGCTCGAAGGGGCCTCGGCCCTCGAGCCGTACCGCATCGACGGGCGCTCCGTGGTGAAGGCCTTCGAGGCCTGGGAGAAGAGCGGAAAGCACATGGAGGGCGTGTCCGCCCGCGTGCTCGACTACTCGGCCGTGTGGGTCCACCCCGACGGGTCGAGCGAGATGCTCGAGCACGAGATCCTCAAGATTCAGTCGCAAGAGGCCGTGGGCAAAGAGTCGGAGCAAGAGCCGCCCTCGGGCCTCGTGCTGCGCCTCCGTGTCATCAAACCCGACGGCTCCGTGCTCGAGCCCGAGCCGGTCGGCGGCAAGCCCACGCTCACCATGCCGCACCTCGAGGTGGGCGACTACCTCGAGATCGAGCACATCACGAACCAGGCCCCCGAGAGCTTCAAGGGGCGCACCTACCGCGGCCCGCACTGGTTCTTCCGCGAGGCCGACAAGGGCTACTGGCGGAGCGAGTTCGTCACCATCACGCCGAAGGATCGCCCGCTCGAGATCGAGACGCTCGGGTCGGTGCCCGCGCCCAAGGTCGTCGAGAAGAGCACGTTCGTCGAGCGGCGCTGGCGCATGGACGAGAGCCCCCCGGCCCCCGAGGAGCCCGACAGCGTCTCCCCGCGCGAGTTTCTCCCGAGCGTGCGCATCGGCTGGGGCCAGTCCCTCGAAGATACCCTCGCGCGCCTCGTCGACGTCGCCACCGACGAGACCCCGCTCGACCCGCGCCTCAAGCGCCGCGCCCTCGAGATCGTGTCGGGCGCGAACCTCTCCGACAAGGACGCCGTCGCGAAGCGCGCGTACGCCTGGGTGCTCGAGAACGTCGAAGAGGGCCAGGAGTCCGACGGGCGCCGCTCCATCCTCGGCAAGTCGGGCTCGCGTCAGGCGGCCTTCTCACACATCCTCCGCCAGCTCGGCATCCCGGTCGATTTCGCCATCGCGCGGAACAAGCTCGCCATGCCGCCCCGCGGAAAGATGAGCGAGGTCGAGGGCTACGACGCGCTCCTCTTGCGCGTCGACACCGGTCGCGGCGTGCGCTGGATCACCGTGCGGGACAAGTTCGCGCCCTACGCCTACGTGCCCGCCGAGGTGCGCGGGCAGACGGCCGTGGTGCTGAAGCAGGGCACCCCGCGCGAGACGATCTCCGCGGCCGGCGTGAGCGACGGCATCGTCATCCAGGGCCGCGCCGATCTCCGCGAGGACGGCTCCGCCCAAGTCGAGCTCGTGCAGCAGTTCACCGGCAAGGTGGGCATCAGCATGCGCGGCATCTTCGACAAGGTGCCCGAGAGCAAGCGCTTCGACTTCGTCGAGACCCGCCTCCTCGCGCGAAACCTGCCCGGGGCGCGTGTGCGCGACGTGAAGCTCGAGAACATGGCGCAGCTCGGTGAGCCGCTCGTCATGAAGGTGAAGGCCGAGGTGTCCCAGCTCGTGCGCCCCGACGCTCGCGGGCTCGTGCTGAAGTCGCTCTTTCCCCTCCATCTCGCGCAGCTCGCCACCCTGCAAACACGGCAGACGCCGCTCCTCCTCGGGGCCTCCTCGCACTTCGAGCTCGACTTCCAGATCGTCGCCCCGAAGAGCGTGCGTTTGCCCGCGACCATCCCCTCGGGCACCGTGAAAGACGGCGAGCGCATCGTCGACGTGAAGGACGCGGTCGCCGGCCAATCGATCCGCCTCCTCCGCACCATCGATCTGCCCGCCGCGCGTGTGCAGCCTGGGGCCGAGTACGCGGCGTTCGTCGACTTCGTCCAAAAGGCCGACACGCTCGTCGAGCGCGAGATCCTCCTCGGGCGCTGA
- a CDS encoding FliM/FliN family flagellar motor switch protein: MNELASVRPFPWAKVPGLSRRELYATRRLRDVAESFVVTRDLSGALGRLLGVSARAVLRSVRPAAPGDLPDNALGVLLAHDGDGPEASGVLVAAEPALAATLVGRAIGRPVPALLQPRALPSHELAGGLAAIVRAVVATSFAAASAPRIVTAGPADTIRPQALRASSAYVARFTVVIDEQAFTGLVVVDAESLPRPVIEAFDRRELASLGRLPLGLPVVAAWCGATYAEIATLAPGDVLLTGREARGARGRIGLEPWDFQGEVVLVPARAEVGMVAEARDSGAVVLSEHRASVPLVAPEARSLSRRGPPVNPNDTPIDALADVPLVVRVELGVAELSASAWAKTRPGDVLTLGRKVGDPVVLRVSGTEIAQGELVHVDGELAVRILSRSGDLAR; this comes from the coding sequence ATGAACGAGCTCGCCTCGGTGCGCCCGTTCCCGTGGGCGAAGGTGCCTGGGCTCTCGCGGCGCGAGCTCTACGCCACCCGAAGGCTCCGCGACGTGGCCGAGTCGTTCGTGGTCACGCGCGATCTGTCGGGGGCGCTCGGGCGCCTGCTCGGGGTGAGCGCGCGGGCCGTGCTTCGTTCGGTGAGACCCGCGGCCCCGGGCGACCTGCCCGACAACGCCCTCGGCGTGCTGCTCGCCCACGACGGCGACGGTCCCGAGGCCTCGGGGGTGCTCGTGGCGGCCGAGCCGGCCCTCGCGGCGACGCTCGTCGGTCGCGCGATCGGGCGTCCTGTCCCGGCGCTCCTCCAGCCCCGCGCGCTCCCTTCGCACGAGCTCGCGGGTGGGCTCGCGGCCATCGTGCGCGCCGTCGTCGCCACCTCGTTCGCGGCCGCGTCGGCCCCACGGATCGTCACCGCGGGCCCGGCCGACACGATCCGCCCGCAGGCGCTCCGCGCGTCGTCGGCGTACGTCGCGCGGTTCACGGTCGTGATCGACGAGCAAGCGTTCACGGGCCTCGTCGTGGTCGACGCCGAGTCGCTCCCACGTCCGGTGATCGAGGCGTTCGACCGTCGTGAGCTCGCGTCGCTCGGCAGGCTCCCGCTAGGCCTCCCGGTGGTGGCGGCGTGGTGCGGGGCTACGTACGCCGAAATCGCGACCCTCGCCCCGGGCGACGTGCTCCTCACCGGCCGAGAGGCGCGAGGTGCGCGGGGCCGCATCGGGCTCGAACCCTGGGATTTCCAGGGGGAGGTCGTCCTCGTGCCCGCGCGCGCCGAGGTCGGCATGGTGGCCGAAGCTCGGGATTCGGGCGCGGTTGTGCTAAGCGAGCACCGCGCTTCCGTCCCGCTCGTCGCCCCCGAAGCGCGGTCCCTTTCCCGCCGAGGTCCGCCCGTGAACCCGAACGACACCCCGATCGACGCCCTCGCCGACGTACCCCTCGTCGTTCGTGTCGAGCTCGGCGTCGCAGAGCTCTCGGCGAGCGCCTGGGCCAAGACCCGCCCGGGCGACGTGCTCACCCTCGGCCGCAAGGTGGGCGATCCCGTCGTCCTTCGTGTGTCGGGCACCGAAATCGCTCAAGGCGAGCTCGTCCACGTCGACGGAGAGCTCGCCGTCCGCATCCTCTCTCGCTCCGGAGATCTCGCTCGATGA